Proteins from a single region of Anastrepha ludens isolate Willacy chromosome 5, idAnaLude1.1, whole genome shotgun sequence:
- the LOC128863328 gene encoding pickpocket protein 19-like, with product MLNQMNTFIFSALSTFAFITAFILLVCVCLFLASRFSKGQFKTVVEDTHFPLYKVKFPEVTICNKNRLNWSRLQAAKAQFLMPEHHNTSNEKLFIEIISLYNTFTFGGFNRFARLEKYPLYELNYVNFTAVARFMAWRCWEILADCKWRSHPRNCCDIFVERRSQLGFCLAFNSVEGPRAQINDSSWPLRTNRGGIQFGLSVKVSLSKQNNFFKSHEGITVMIVEPNAWYYIPMDISSQTRTHLTLGGFLNKYDDETRRVSSNERGCVFKDEQNSDDFKTLYGHAYRFENCHSQCQQEHLIKYCNCTLDIFFPPSPFPYCKLVDLPCLAKHNNYLLNFEIPGQEKYMTSKYPGIVCSCHVSCDSLRYFVAIKSIDLTYAESVANASIVHLNVYFEKDFITKYKTILVFTWIDLIVSFGGTTGLFLGCSLISLVELVYFFFFVAPRRLKKEHERPHHLKRRPSRLEQSKIKLREYREVYKAQQKY from the exons ATGCTAAACCAAAtgaatacttttattttcagTGCCCTCAGCACCTTCGCCTTCATCACCGCTTTCATTCTGCTCGTCTGCGTTTGCCTTTTTCTAGCCTCACGTTTTTCGAAGGGGCAGTTTAAGACAGTCGTGGAAGATACGCATTTCCCATTGTACAAAGTGAAGTTTCCCGAAGTGACCATCTGCAATAAAAATCGCCTGAATTGGTCGCGTTTACAAGCCGCAAAAGCCCAATTTCTAATGCCAGAACATCACAATACCTCCAACGAAAAACTTTTCATCGAAATCATATCGCTTTACAATACCTTCACCTTCGGCGGATTTAATCGTTTTGCAAGGCTGGAGAAATATCCGTTATATGAGTTGAATTATGTAAACTTCACTGCGGTTGCACGTTTCATGGCCTGGCGTTGTTGGGAGATACTTGCAGATTGTAAATGGAGGAGTCACCCGCGAAACTGTTGTGATATTTTCGTGGAAAGGCGTTCACAACTGGGTTTCTGCTTGGCATTTAATTCGGTTGAAGGACCAAGAGCACAAATAAATGACTCTTCTTGGCCACTGCGCACCAACAGAGGCGGCATACAATTCGGACTCAGTGTAAAGGTTTCGTTGAGCaagcaaaataatttctttaaaagtcATGAGGGGATTACG gtAATGATTGTTGAACCGAATGCCTGGTACTACATACCGATGGATATCTCTAGTCAAACGCGTACACATTTAACGCTCGGCGGTTTCCTTAATAAATACGACGATGAGACAAGGCGTGTGTCGTCCAACGAAAGGGGTTGTGTTTTTAAG GACGAGCAGAATAGTGACGACTTTAAAACACTGTATGGCCATGCATATCGCTTTGAAAATTGTCATTCACAATGCCAGCAGGAGCATCTCATTAAATATTGCAACTGTactttagatatattttttccacCAAGCCCTTTTCCTTACTGCAAACTCGTGGACTTGCCCTGCTTGGCTAAGCATAACA ACTATCTGCTTAACTTTGAAATACCCGgacaggaaaaatatatgacgAGCAAGTATCCGGGCATTGTTTGTAGCTGCCATGTGAGTTGCGACTCTTTGCGTTATTTTGTTGCGATTAAGTCAATAGACCTTACGTACGCTGAATCTGTGGCGAATGCATCGATTGTCCATTTGAATGTGTATTTTGAGAAGGATTTTATTACGAAATACAAAACGATATTGGTTTTCACTTGGATTGATTTGATTG TCTCATTTGGTGGCACAACCGGTTTATTTTTGGGCTGTTCCTTGATAAGCCTTGTGGAGCTTgtgtactttttctttttcgtagCGCCAAGACGGCTAAAAAAGGAGCATGAGCGGCCTCATCATCTGAAGCGGAGACCGTCTAGGCTGGAGCAGAGTAAAATCAAGTTAAGAGAATACCGCGAGGTGTATAAAGCAcagcaaaaatattga
- the LOC128863408 gene encoding pickpocket protein 19-like → MRKTFNISNIQPINDISRPTKKGKVVRFKRKNCLENCLEELGEYGKETNVHGLKRMLTCNAGRWERALWTLGFIFALSLLIYFTKFLAHRFKHSEFKTTIYSTHYPIYKVPFPEVTICNKNRLNWERLEQVKEKFLWPAHHNSSYEQLFVEIIAMYDNLRFGYFYRFSNLKTKPIYELNYINFTEVVRHMTWRCEELLTDCVWRDRPMNCCDIFIRRRSTNGLCMAFNSVESVVGSLKQKMDSKWPWRVTESGPHKGLQVRVLLNEKKHSPFTKVPKGILLMTVQPQVWSYTAIDIPRNVFARIYIDAYMSFFDSDTRRLSSKKRRCVFQDEVDSADFKTLSNHVYMLENCRAECQQEYLLHYCNCTVDLFFPAGSYRICKLVDLPCLGHHNHLLRYFEETAKDTFTTNNPGLACNCFFNCRSLRYFVKGRTRALQAHEQWTSNDTVLLDMNFMKDYIFLYKTNLVYTWVDLLFNFGNITALFLGCSLISLVELIYFFLVKVPQRRLRKHKSIVRSKGAILLHTRPPLSSYRK, encoded by the exons ATGAGGaaaacttttaatatttcaaatatacaacCAATAAATGATATTTCACGGCCGACAAAAAAAGGCAAAGTCGTTCGCTTCAAACGTAAAAATTGCCTAGAGAACTGTCTAGAGGAGTTGGGAGAGTATGGCAAGGAAACGAATGTGCACGGATTGAAGCGCATGCTCACCTGTAACGCTGGCCGATGGGAACG TGCTCTATGGACGCTCGGTTTCATATTCGCACTCAGCTTACTTATTTACTTCACTAAGTTTTTGGCGCATCGCTTCAAACATAGCGAATTCAAAACTACCATCTACTCCACCCACTACCCCATTTACAAGGTACCCTTTCCGGAAGTGacgatttgcaataaaaatcgtCTAAACTGGGAACGTTTGGAgcaagtgaaagaaaaattcctttGGCCAGCACATCATAATTCCTCATATGAGCAGCTCTTCGTTGAAATAATCGCCATGTATGACAACTTAAGGTTCGGCTACTTTTATCGTTTCTCGAATTTGAAAACGAAACCGATTTATGAACTCAACTACATTAATTTCACCGAGGTGGTGCGGCATATGACGTGGCGTTGTGAGGAGTTGCTAACGGATTGTGTATGGCGTGATCGACCAATGAATTGCTGTGATATATTCATACGGCGTCGTTCGACTAACGGACTTTGTATGGCCTTCAATTCTGTTGAATCAGTCGTTGGCAGTTTGAAGCAAAAAATGGACTCGAAATGGCCGTGGCGAGTGACTGAGAGTGGGCCGCATAAGGGTCTACAGGTGCGCGTGTTGTTGAATGAGAAGAAGCACTCACCCTTCACGAAGGTGCCAAAGGGAATTTTG TTGATGACAGTTCAACCTCAAGTGTGGAGTTACACAGCCATCGATATACCCCGCAATGTGTTTGCGCGTATTTATATCGATGCTTATATGAGTTTCTTTGACTCAGACACCAGACGTTTGTCATCGAAGAAACGACGTTGCGTTTTTCAG GACGAAGTAGACAGCGCGGACTTCAAAACACTTTCTAATCATGTCTATATGCTGGAAAATTGTCGGGCGGAGTGTCAACAGGAGTATCTCCTGCATTATTGTAATTGTACTGTGGATCTGTTTTTTCCGGCAGGGTCATATCGGATATGTAAATTGGTGGATCTGCCGTGCCTGGGTCATCATAATC ATCTGCTGCGGTACTTCGAGGAGACAGCGAAGGATACTTTTACCACTAATAATCCGGGACTTGCCTgtaattgttttttcaattgTCGTTCGTTGCGTTATTTTGTTAAGGGGCGAACTCGAGCTTTGCAAGCACACGAACAATGGACTAGCAATGATACTGTGTTGTTGGATATGAACTTTATGAAGGactatatttttctttacaaaaccaATTTAGTCTACACCTGGGTCGATTTACTAT ttAATTTTGGCAACATCACGGCGCTCTTTCTTGGCTGTTCTCTTATTAGCCTTGTGGAATTGATATATTTCTTTCTGGTGAAGGTTCCGCAGCGTAGATTACGAAAACACAAAAGCATAGTTAGGAGCAAAGGAGCGATTTTATTGCACACCAGACCACCTTTGAGTTCATACAGAAAATAA